The Brachyhypopomus gauderio isolate BG-103 chromosome 7, BGAUD_0.2, whole genome shotgun sequence genome has a window encoding:
- the ntmt1 gene encoding N-terminal Xaa-Pro-Lys N-methyltransferase 1, with the protein MEDVLLEDEQAFYSKAEQYWKDIPPTVDGMLGGYGSISSIDINGSKKFLQKFLGEATGKTRPGCALDCGAGIGRITKRLLLPLFRTVDLVDVTQEFLDKARTYLGEEGKRVENYICCGLQDFQPQAGRYDVIWIQWVIGHLTDDHLVEFLRRCRGALRPDGLIVVKDNVAYEGVVPDDVDSSVCRDLCLLHNLVARAGLAIVHEEQQQNFPEEIYQVHTLALR; encoded by the exons ATGGAGGACGTCCTTCTTGAAGATGAGCAAGCCTTTTATTCTAAGGCGGAGCAATATTGGAAAGACATCCCGCCCACTGTGGATGGAATGCTCGGAGGTTATGGCAGCATTTCTAGTATCGACATCAACGGTTCCAAAAAGTTCCTGCAGAAATTCCTTGGG GAGGCCACGGGAAAGACGAGGCCAGGCTGTGCGTTGGACTGCGGGGCGGGAATCGGACGCATCACCAAGCGGCTGCTCCTGCCGCTCTTCCGCACCGTCGACCTGGTGGACGTGACGCAGGAGTTCCTGGACAAAGCCCGCACTTACCTGGGCGAAGAGGGCAAGAGGGTGGAGAACTACATCTGCTGCGGCCTGCAGGACTTCCAGCCCCAAGCGGGACGTTACGATGTCATCTGGATCCAGTGGGTCATCG GTCACCTGACCGACGACCACTTGGTGGAGTTCCTGCGGCGGTGTCGTGGAGCGCTGCGTCCCGACGGGCTCATCGTGGTGAAGGACAACGTGGCCTACGAGGGCGTGGTGCCCGACGACGTGGACAGCAGCGTGTGCCGGGACCTGTGTCTCTTGCACAACCTGGTGGCCAGAGCTGGACTTGCGATCGTCCACGAGGAGCAGCAGCAGAACTTCCCAGAGGAGATCTACCAGGTCCACACTCTGGCCCTTAGATAG